The following proteins are encoded in a genomic region of Paenibacillus sp. FSL R7-0273:
- a CDS encoding GNAT family N-acetyltransferase produces MKIAALEQESFDEFLGYCRRHRSQLDDSFLIDEELAEFRLNEENPTYIAVDPQGRIAGAASLMLNDYSRRGRKARLRILHAEEEEPVVYRELLQAVLRHAAGMDKLNIFAPVMNKAEANKLAGAGFTVERYTYVLERDIKELPDIGQPEQYELRAFKPGADEEVWSEVRNAGFARLQGSETPVTPEMVKAMTAEADYIGGGMLLLYHDDKAVGIVRGSDDDYGGERVMSIGPLALLPEYQGKGLGRVLLRAALQVAQASGYSKSILCVNAENEQAKALYTGEGFREAEALACYKYDLKAE; encoded by the coding sequence TTGAAAATTGCAGCATTGGAACAGGAGAGCTTTGACGAGTTCCTCGGCTATTGCCGGCGGCACCGCAGTCAGCTTGATGATTCTTTTCTTATTGATGAGGAGCTGGCGGAGTTCAGGCTTAACGAAGAGAATCCAACCTATATCGCGGTAGATCCTCAGGGGAGGATCGCAGGAGCGGCTTCGCTGATGCTGAATGATTACAGCCGCAGAGGACGGAAGGCACGGCTGCGGATTCTGCATGCCGAGGAAGAGGAACCGGTGGTATACCGGGAGCTGCTGCAAGCGGTTCTGCGACATGCGGCGGGAATGGATAAGCTGAATATTTTTGCGCCGGTTATGAATAAGGCTGAGGCTAACAAGCTTGCTGGCGCAGGTTTTACGGTGGAGCGGTATACTTATGTGCTCGAGCGTGACATTAAGGAATTGCCTGACATCGGTCAGCCGGAGCAATACGAGCTTAGGGCTTTTAAGCCAGGGGCAGATGAAGAGGTCTGGAGCGAGGTTAGAAATGCCGGCTTTGCCAGACTTCAGGGCAGTGAGACGCCGGTAACCCCGGAGATGGTGAAGGCTATGACTGCGGAGGCTGACTACATCGGGGGCGGTATGCTGCTGCTGTACCATGATGACAAGGCGGTCGGTATTGTACGCGGCTCGGACGATGATTATGGCGGCGAGCGGGTGATGAGCATTGGTCCGCTGGCGCTTTTGCCGGAATATCAAGGGAAAGGGCTGGGCAGAGTGCTGCTGCGGGCGGCGCTGCAGGTGGCCCAGGCCAGCGGCTACAGCAAGAGCATCCTGTGCGTCAATGCGGAGAATGAACAGGCGAAGGCGCTGTACACCGGTGAAGGCTTCAGAGAAGCTGAGGCGTTGGCTTGTTATAAATATGATCTGAAGGCGGAGTAA
- a CDS encoding N-acetylmuramoyl-L-alanine amidase, with product MRHLSPRAAACNKRTVRRTWRRWSILLASAGLMGLMAGPVNAGPADASHSAFAFSASPSASALSASPFASALSASPPATQQERRQVLGHDQRIILIDAGHGGIDGGTSHGDILEKDITLAISRRLFLLLRSDGFDAILNRTGDYAPSDENRWLRSSSRHMRDLAQRKELAETLPANVVVSVHINWAPSPAKHGPLVLYRQEGRSFLLARSIQDQLNKLYGMRTDPRPGKPFYLLNKITATTVIVEAGFISSPADRGRLCSPRGQEELAEAIAGGIAAYLMEV from the coding sequence ATGAGACATTTAAGCCCGAGAGCCGCTGCCTGTAACAAAAGAACTGTACGACGCACCTGGCGCAGATGGTCGATTCTGCTCGCTTCAGCAGGACTGATGGGATTGATGGCCGGTCCCGTTAATGCCGGGCCTGCTGATGCCTCCCACTCTGCTTTTGCCTTTTCAGCATCACCCTCTGCTTCCGCCCTATCAGCATCTCCCTTTGCTTCTGCCCTTTCAGCGTCGCCGCCTGCAACACAGCAGGAACGACGGCAGGTGCTGGGCCACGACCAGCGCATCATTCTGATCGATGCCGGGCATGGGGGAATTGACGGGGGAACCTCCCATGGCGATATTCTGGAGAAGGATATTACGCTGGCGATTTCCCGGCGCCTGTTCCTGCTGCTGCGCAGTGACGGCTTTGATGCCATCCTTAACCGTACCGGGGATTATGCCCCCAGTGACGAGAACCGCTGGCTGCGCAGCTCCTCCCGCCATATGCGTGATCTGGCCCAGCGCAAGGAGCTTGCGGAGACGCTACCGGCTAATGTGGTGGTCAGTGTCCATATTAACTGGGCGCCTTCCCCCGCCAAGCATGGGCCGCTCGTCCTGTACCGCCAGGAAGGTCGCAGCTTTCTTTTGGCCCGATCCATTCAGGATCAGCTGAACAAGCTGTATGGCATGCGGACAGACCCGAGGCCGGGCAAGCCGTTCTACCTGCTCAACAAAATAACCGCCACAACAGTAATCGTTGAGGCGGGCTTTATCAGCAGTCCGGCTGACCGCGGCAGGCTCTGTTCCCCCCGGGGCCAGGAGGAGCTGGCAGAGGCGATTGCCGGCGGGATCGCCGCTTATCTTATGGAAGTCTAA
- a CDS encoding SDR family NAD(P)-dependent oxidoreductase — MNTQYNDTRLGTALITGANNGIGLELTRKMLAEGWEVAALVRSSFPADDSGILEAIRNKRLRIYNADLADFSSLRRAIELIKASEPCLELLFNNAGGSFPELLYSRQGRELHYELQTVVPYIITMELKELLQRGKRRTVINTSSNAIFSVKSFDPALLEQPRTFKKLFGPYAVTKLALSLWTRELAPQLAAEGIMIRSADPGGNNTIRKDKDSGLPFYIKPIMKMFFHHPSYGAGLLYNAALGEHKEKPGVFLMKDRVSGLRFTNHAPAILKKLQDIHLQEYSEIPVIS, encoded by the coding sequence ATGAACACACAATATAATGACACCCGGCTTGGAACCGCACTGATTACCGGAGCCAATAACGGAATAGGACTTGAGCTGACCCGTAAAATGCTTGCGGAGGGCTGGGAGGTCGCCGCCCTGGTCCGTTCTTCTTTTCCTGCAGATGATTCAGGCATACTTGAAGCCATCCGCAATAAAAGGCTGCGTATCTACAACGCCGATCTGGCTGATTTCAGCAGCCTGCGCAGGGCAATTGAGCTCATTAAAGCCAGCGAACCCTGCCTTGAGCTGCTGTTCAACAACGCCGGCGGCAGCTTCCCCGAGCTGCTGTATTCCCGCCAGGGCCGTGAGCTGCACTATGAGCTGCAGACGGTTGTTCCTTATATCATAACTATGGAGCTGAAGGAGCTGCTGCAGCGCGGAAAGCGCAGAACCGTAATTAATACTTCTTCCAATGCTATTTTTAGTGTAAAATCGTTCGATCCCGCCCTGCTGGAGCAGCCCCGCACCTTCAAAAAGCTGTTCGGCCCGTATGCCGTCACCAAGCTGGCCCTTTCCCTGTGGACCAGGGAGCTTGCACCGCAGCTGGCAGCCGAAGGGATCATGATCCGCAGTGCGGATCCGGGCGGCAACAATACGATCCGTAAGGACAAGGATTCCGGCCTGCCCTTTTACATCAAGCCTATAATGAAAATGTTCTTTCACCATCCAAGCTATGGCGCCGGCCTGCTGTACAATGCTGCTCTGGGTGAGCATAAAGAAAAGCCGGGTGTCTTTCTGATGAAGGACAGGGTATCCGGCCTGAGATTCACCAATCATGCACCTGCCATACTGAAAAAGCTTCAGGACATCCATCTGCAGGAATATTCTGAAATCCCTGTAATCAGCTGA
- a CDS encoding YihY/virulence factor BrkB family protein: MKKKHGAGVYSFGKELFIKIKDDDVQGVSAQLTYYLILSLFPFLIFIMTLIGYAHIPLEDKIHQLERIMPAEAYSIIEEILRDVSEGRSQALLSFGMLATLWAASKGINAIIKGLNRAYDIDESRAFWKIRGIAFLATLSIGLVVLLSILLLVFGSWLKTQVFLLAELPYGLNKLWDLLQYTVPLFVMFVVFTLLYWIAPSRRLRLKEVMPGALFSTIGWIVTSVLFSVYVNQFSDFTKTYGSLGGVMILLIWLYISSIIILAGGEINALLLNRRSPVPRIRG, from the coding sequence ATGAAGAAGAAGCATGGTGCCGGAGTGTACTCTTTTGGCAAAGAGCTGTTCATCAAAATTAAGGACGACGATGTGCAGGGCGTCAGCGCACAATTAACCTATTATCTGATTCTCTCCCTGTTTCCGTTTCTGATCTTTATTATGACACTGATCGGGTATGCGCATATTCCCCTGGAGGACAAGATTCATCAGCTTGAGCGGATTATGCCTGCGGAAGCCTATTCCATCATTGAAGAAATTTTGCGGGATGTCTCTGAAGGGCGGAGCCAGGCGCTGCTGTCGTTCGGGATGCTCGCTACGCTGTGGGCGGCCTCCAAAGGGATTAATGCCATTATCAAGGGCCTTAACCGCGCTTATGATATTGATGAGAGCAGAGCATTCTGGAAGATCAGGGGCATCGCTTTTCTGGCTACGCTGTCTATAGGTCTAGTGGTGCTGCTCAGCATTCTGCTGCTCGTGTTCGGAAGCTGGCTGAAGACCCAGGTCTTTTTACTGGCTGAACTGCCCTACGGCCTGAACAAGCTCTGGGATCTGCTGCAGTATACCGTCCCCCTCTTCGTTATGTTCGTGGTATTTACACTGCTCTACTGGATCGCTCCCAGCCGCAGGCTGCGTCTTAAAGAGGTTATGCCGGGTGCGCTATTCTCAACTATAGGCTGGATCGTCACCTCTGTGCTGTTCTCCGTCTATGTTAACCAATTCAGTGATTTCACCAAAACCTACGGCAGCCTCGGCGGGGTCATGATCCTGCTGATCTGGCTGTATATAAGCTCCATTATCATTCTGGCCGGAGGGGAAATTAACGCCCTTCTGCTGAACCGCCGGTCTCCTGTCCCGCGCATCCGGGGTTGA
- a CDS encoding DUF2812 domain-containing protein translates to MKTVFRPFWSYDLHRTEAWLTEMAAQGWMLAGWNLRLRTFSFRQDTPVHMTWQIGYERSANTAVPAAMAAAGWRKHLQQGKWSVYTNPGQPEALKAYPSRKELLKRSRTHTLFFTGITVYAAVIFIIPLTLLTASVITGTPVRVVKSPMWLVTGLAGVALLLLLIAALISMHKIRAESRHFYGDNGRAQKVETPHMSTGRRAVRLRLGWMYSPDRLEKWLEAQERRGYNLYKVGRLGTIFYFIKGSPRLVNYHADYQLAADPDYFELHRSAGWKNRFSTSFSTRKWTIWSKEYDQGEEPPQMYSDPFHRLKHARRIAMYYTLLFLPMLLLYSLNLTVFIGSAGGDGANPARLTNILLMLVSVIIFGSFVSRTWLYYRRLKISLN, encoded by the coding sequence ATGAAAACCGTCTTTCGTCCCTTCTGGAGCTATGATTTACACCGGACCGAAGCCTGGTTAACAGAAATGGCCGCTCAGGGCTGGATGCTTGCAGGCTGGAATCTGCGGCTCCGCACATTTTCATTCCGCCAAGACACCCCCGTTCATATGACATGGCAGATTGGTTATGAGCGCTCAGCCAATACTGCAGTTCCGGCAGCTATGGCCGCCGCGGGCTGGAGGAAGCATCTGCAGCAGGGAAAATGGTCCGTATATACTAACCCCGGGCAGCCGGAGGCGCTCAAGGCTTACCCGTCCCGGAAGGAGCTGCTCAAGCGCAGCAGAACCCATACCCTGTTCTTTACAGGAATTACGGTATATGCAGCCGTCATCTTCATCATTCCGCTGACTCTCCTTACTGCTTCAGTAATTACCGGCACACCTGTCCGCGTTGTGAAAAGCCCGATGTGGCTGGTTACCGGGCTTGCTGGTGTCGCTCTTCTGCTGCTACTTATAGCCGCCTTGATTTCCATGCACAAGATTAGAGCCGAAAGCAGGCACTTCTACGGTGATAACGGGCGGGCACAGAAGGTTGAGACTCCGCATATGTCAACAGGACGCAGGGCGGTCCGGCTGAGGCTCGGCTGGATGTACTCCCCGGACCGGCTGGAGAAATGGCTGGAGGCTCAGGAACGCCGGGGCTACAATCTGTACAAGGTCGGGCGTTTAGGTACGATTTTCTACTTCATTAAAGGCAGTCCGCGGCTGGTGAATTATCATGCGGATTATCAGCTGGCCGCAGACCCGGACTATTTCGAGCTGCACAGGTCGGCTGGCTGGAAGAACAGATTCAGCACCTCTTTTTCCACCCGCAAATGGACGATATGGAGCAAGGAGTATGACCAGGGTGAGGAGCCCCCGCAAATGTACAGCGATCCGTTCCACCGCCTGAAGCATGCACGCAGAATTGCCATGTACTATACTCTGCTTTTCCTGCCTATGCTGCTGCTTTATTCGCTGAATCTGACAGTCTTTATCGGCAGTGCCGGCGGTGATGGCGCCAATCCTGCGCGGCTTACCAATATACTGCTGATGCTTGTCTCGGTCATCATCTTCGGCTCCTTTGTCAGCAGAACCTGGCTGTATTACAGACGGCTTAAGATCAGCCTGAATTAA
- a CDS encoding glycerol dehydrogenase — translation MRQITYAPSKYIQGEGELDRLGTYCAQMEAGEAYAIIDPYIVSVYGEEIRSSFAAGGVALEEREFQGECSFAQVEEIVSELYLERVGVILGIGGGKTLDTAKAVSHYAGLPVILVPTVASTDAPCSRVAVLYFEDGRFDRYLSLRRSPDVVVADTGLIAKAPVRLLAAGMGDALSTYFEARACRESGAVTEAGGLGSIAAFSLARACYDTLITDGAAALEDVRQGRVSDQVAHIVEANIYLSGIGFESGGLAAAHAIHNGLTILEECRHILHGEKVAFATLAQLMLEQAPEEELAAVAGFCREAGLPVTLAQLGLADIAPEQLLAAAEASCAEGGPMKNMPFTVTPQDVYAAMLAADRRGQQAG, via the coding sequence ATGAGACAGATAACTTATGCACCGTCAAAGTATATTCAGGGCGAAGGTGAGCTGGACAGGCTCGGGACGTATTGCGCACAAATGGAGGCCGGGGAGGCTTATGCTATTATCGATCCTTATATTGTATCTGTGTATGGGGAGGAGATCCGTAGCAGCTTTGCAGCCGGAGGTGTTGCGCTGGAGGAGCGTGAGTTTCAGGGGGAATGCAGCTTCGCTCAGGTAGAGGAGATTGTCTCAGAGCTCTACCTTGAAAGGGTAGGGGTCATTCTGGGCATCGGCGGAGGCAAAACGCTGGACACTGCCAAGGCAGTCAGCCATTATGCCGGGCTTCCGGTAATATTGGTTCCGACCGTTGCTTCTACTGATGCGCCATGTAGTAGGGTTGCCGTTCTGTACTTTGAAGACGGTAGGTTCGACCGTTATCTGTCCCTGCGGCGCAGTCCGGATGTGGTGGTTGCTGATACCGGACTGATTGCCAAGGCACCTGTACGGCTGCTGGCGGCAGGCATGGGGGACGCGCTGTCCACCTATTTTGAGGCGAGAGCGTGCCGGGAATCAGGCGCTGTTACTGAAGCCGGAGGGCTTGGCTCAATAGCTGCCTTTTCACTCGCCCGGGCTTGCTACGATACGCTAATCACTGACGGGGCTGCAGCGCTTGAGGATGTCCGTCAGGGCAGAGTGTCTGATCAGGTTGCGCATATTGTAGAGGCGAATATTTACTTAAGCGGGATCGGCTTTGAAAGCGGCGGCCTTGCTGCAGCCCATGCCATTCATAACGGACTGACTATACTGGAAGAATGCCGTCACATCCTGCACGGTGAGAAGGTAGCGTTCGCTACCCTTGCGCAGCTGATGCTGGAGCAGGCCCCGGAGGAGGAGCTTGCTGCTGTTGCCGGTTTCTGCCGGGAAGCCGGACTGCCGGTTACCCTTGCGCAGCTGGGACTCGCGGATATTGCTCCGGAGCAGCTGCTGGCTGCTGCTGAGGCCAGCTGTGCTGAGGGCGGACCCATGAAGAATATGCCGTTTACTGTAACACCTCAGGATGTATATGCAGCAATGCTGGCTGCTGACCGCCGGGGGCAACAGGCCGGATAA
- a CDS encoding MerR family transcriptional regulator produces the protein MSEMTETAARPEQPGYSIKQTAELTGITEDTIRYYEKIGLLPRAQRKGNTHRIYSSADVERMKLIGCLKKTGMPLDDMRPYLNLTPDTALTEYPELYEQLQTHKQNILEQIASLQQIVDFIDNKVTGSGFGTRNQDCKLTGDAKRMPVRKK, from the coding sequence ATGTCAGAAATGACTGAAACAGCTGCAAGACCGGAACAGCCGGGTTATTCCATCAAGCAGACAGCGGAGCTTACCGGCATAACGGAGGATACCATCCGGTACTATGAGAAGATTGGACTGCTGCCCCGGGCACAGCGTAAAGGAAATACCCACCGGATCTACAGCAGCGCAGATGTGGAGAGGATGAAGCTGATTGGCTGCCTCAAAAAAACAGGAATGCCGCTGGATGATATGCGCCCCTATCTGAATCTGACTCCTGATACTGCTCTGACCGAGTATCCGGAATTGTATGAGCAGCTTCAAACACATAAGCAGAATATTCTGGAGCAGATTGCTTCCTTGCAGCAAATTGTTGATTTCATAGACAATAAGGTTACCGGGAGCGGTTTTGGAACCAGAAACCAGGATTGTAAACTTACAGGAGATGCTAAACGGATGCCTGTCCGTAAAAAATAA
- a CDS encoding MFS transporter encodes MQLVTIFLGFIIFGISENIKGPAIPRIQFDFALNEEQLGSLLSLNALGYLIACSFTAILVRKFGIKATSIMSFASMLLSGIFIFISHAYPAFAASYFLMYIGNGMLEIALAILGARIFVKNVGTMMNLSHFFYGLSSTVAPLIATGMMSVQVFGHVLDWRGMYLVMLSLSLLPILTALRSTFPGDDMPAEQRTPFKELRRDPALWWMVLILSFGVVSELAVGGWLVNFLEKAYRWDTVKASGLLSVFFLLFSVGRLVLGPVTDKIGFTLSLIIFSGFSAICTFAALAGGESWAFLFAAAGLGIAMIYPTVMAFIAKRYPNGSDTAITFTVTMMGLGSVIGNYIIGFVIEAVKKLYGVNDPNALLRGLQAGYGFIGLCALLCAICGFVLYRFLKKRGELI; translated from the coding sequence ATGCAGCTGGTTACCATCTTTCTGGGCTTTATCATCTTCGGGATTTCGGAGAATATTAAAGGACCGGCCATACCCCGGATCCAGTTTGACTTTGCTTTGAACGAGGAGCAGCTGGGAAGCCTGCTGTCCCTGAATGCGCTGGGTTATCTCATTGCCTGCTCATTCACCGCTATATTAGTGCGTAAATTTGGAATTAAGGCAACAAGCATAATGTCGTTTGCTTCCATGCTGCTGTCCGGTATTTTTATCTTCATCTCCCATGCCTATCCGGCATTTGCCGCATCCTATTTCCTGATGTATATCGGCAACGGGATGCTGGAGATTGCCCTGGCTATTCTGGGGGCTCGTATTTTTGTCAAAAATGTCGGCACGATGATGAACCTGTCCCATTTTTTCTATGGACTAAGCTCGACAGTTGCCCCTCTCATTGCTACAGGGATGATGTCGGTTCAGGTATTCGGACATGTGCTGGACTGGCGCGGAATGTATCTGGTGATGCTGTCGCTCTCTCTGCTGCCGATCCTCACGGCGCTGCGCAGCACTTTTCCGGGGGATGATATGCCCGCTGAACAGCGCACGCCTTTCAAGGAGCTGAGACGGGACCCGGCCTTGTGGTGGATGGTGCTGATTCTCTCCTTTGGCGTTGTGTCTGAGCTTGCTGTAGGCGGCTGGCTGGTTAATTTCCTGGAGAAGGCTTACCGCTGGGATACTGTTAAGGCTTCAGGACTGCTGTCTGTTTTCTTCCTGTTGTTCTCGGTCGGCAGACTTGTGCTGGGGCCGGTAACTGACAAAATCGGCTTCACGCTGTCACTGATTATCTTCTCCGGCTTCTCGGCCATCTGTACCTTTGCAGCTCTTGCAGGCGGGGAGTCCTGGGCATTTCTGTTTGCTGCGGCAGGCCTCGGGATTGCGATGATCTATCCGACCGTTATGGCCTTCATTGCAAAGCGTTATCCTAATGGAAGCGACACCGCCATTACTTTTACTGTTACAATGATGGGGCTGGGCAGTGTAATCGGTAACTATATCATCGGCTTTGTTATTGAGGCTGTGAAAAAGCTGTACGGCGTAAATGATCCGAATGCCCTGCTGCGCGGCCTGCAGGCAGGATACGGCTTTATCGGACTATGTGCCCTGCTGTGTGCCATATGCGGCTTTGTGCTGTACCGTTTTCTGAAGAAACGCGGAGAGCTGATCTAG
- a CDS encoding divergent polysaccharide deacetylase family protein, with translation MNHRFTFRYNCRKLCSYAAVVVLMTTLLPGAPSAVKAAAEHRAEAGWSEPGKVPAADNPITEGRAEGQPVKPARSRVAIIIDDFGNGMRGTDEMFALPVKITAAVMPFLSTTEQDAKRAHERGYDVLVHLPMEPRQGKPEWLGPGAVLTSMSDAEVRQRVEAALDNVPYAIGINNHMGSKVTGDERVMRIVLTVCRERGLFFVDSHTNYRSVAGRMARELGLPPVENHIFLDDVHSAGHVLKQMRLVKEKALDDEFCVTIGHVGIQGKETAAGIRSGIAELKDHVDFVGISELVKDEWKWNAQLRLP, from the coding sequence ATGAACCATAGGTTCACGTTTCGTTACAATTGCCGCAAGCTGTGCTCATATGCCGCCGTAGTAGTCCTGATGACCACGCTGTTACCGGGAGCCCCGTCTGCGGTGAAAGCAGCGGCTGAACACCGGGCAGAGGCTGGCTGGTCTGAGCCGGGCAAGGTGCCGGCTGCAGACAACCCAATTACGGAGGGGCGGGCAGAAGGGCAGCCGGTGAAGCCTGCCCGCAGCCGTGTAGCCATTATAATCGATGATTTCGGTAACGGGATGCGCGGCACCGATGAAATGTTCGCCCTGCCGGTCAAGATTACCGCTGCCGTCATGCCGTTTCTGTCCACCACGGAGCAGGACGCAAAGCGGGCTCATGAACGCGGCTATGATGTGCTGGTGCATCTGCCGATGGAGCCGCGCCAGGGCAAGCCGGAATGGCTTGGTCCCGGTGCCGTTCTGACCAGCATGAGCGACGCGGAGGTGCGCCAGCGGGTCGAAGCGGCGCTGGACAATGTCCCTTATGCAATCGGAATCAACAATCACATGGGCTCCAAGGTGACCGGGGATGAGCGGGTAATGAGAATCGTGCTGACGGTCTGCAGGGAACGCGGCCTGTTCTTTGTAGACAGCCATACAAACTACAGGTCGGTTGCCGGCAGAATGGCCAGGGAGCTGGGGCTGCCGCCTGTGGAGAACCACATCTTTCTTGATGATGTTCACTCTGCCGGCCATGTGCTGAAGCAGATGCGGCTTGTGAAGGAGAAGGCGCTGGACGACGAATTCTGTGTAACGATCGGACATGTCGGTATCCAGGGCAAAGAGACCGCCGCGGGCATCCGCAGCGGCATTGCAGAACTGAAGGATCATGTGGATTTCGTCGGCATTTCAGAGCTGGTCAAGGATGAATGGAAATGGAATGCGCAGCTTAGACTTCCATAA
- a CDS encoding YqhG family protein, which translates to MTLSVQEVRKHVMDYLEATECTIIEVSPLHVTVKLSPRADRMLTDRPYYWGFVERTGAEPETLSFTFVFDPEQYDHAAATAAAAPARPPGSLSMEAAAEPAATGAAPAGVPPGVSADPQDSILARYFGVVPALPRLGPGMIRREDVIYGSKRLNQIWAAARDEGKCLQLFEDPGSRQRMTLFSAAYEPWLGVCYKVEMTCDLKREELHFLAISLTTGKIVTDFGSRLDRLELTPRLPENIHIQPYELSVAGGADRLENYLTAQLAGLDYSWAEQARERLQLELSIVDLYYAELLKEPDEEKKQAIEEQYNARRTETTWQYEPQISVSAVTYGLFHLRSS; encoded by the coding sequence ATGACGCTGAGTGTACAGGAAGTACGCAAGCATGTGATGGATTATCTAGAGGCCACAGAGTGCACCATTATCGAGGTGTCTCCGCTGCATGTAACAGTCAAGCTCTCCCCCCGCGCCGACCGGATGCTGACCGACAGGCCATATTACTGGGGGTTTGTGGAGCGTACAGGCGCTGAACCGGAGACGCTTTCATTCACCTTCGTGTTCGATCCGGAGCAGTATGATCATGCCGCCGCAACGGCAGCGGCAGCGCCTGCCCGGCCGCCGGGCAGCTTAAGCATGGAGGCTGCTGCCGAGCCTGCCGCAACGGGAGCAGCCCCGGCCGGAGTCCCGCCAGGTGTGTCGGCTGATCCGCAGGACAGCATTCTTGCCCGTTATTTCGGAGTTGTTCCGGCGCTGCCGCGCCTGGGGCCGGGCATGATCCGCCGCGAGGATGTCATCTACGGCAGCAAGCGGCTCAATCAGATCTGGGCTGCAGCGCGGGACGAGGGCAAATGCCTGCAGCTGTTCGAGGACCCCGGCAGCAGACAGCGGATGACCCTATTCTCCGCAGCCTATGAACCATGGCTTGGCGTATGTTATAAGGTTGAAATGACCTGTGACCTGAAGCGGGAGGAGCTGCATTTTCTCGCGATCTCCCTGACCACAGGGAAGATTGTCACCGATTTCGGCTCCAGGCTGGACAGGCTGGAGCTGACACCGCGCCTCCCGGAGAACATCCATATCCAGCCCTATGAGCTAAGCGTTGCAGGAGGAGCAGACAGGCTGGAGAACTACCTGACCGCCCAGCTTGCCGGGCTGGATTACAGCTGGGCCGAACAGGCCAGGGAGCGGCTGCAGCTGGAGCTGAGCATCGTCGATCTCTATTATGCCGAGCTGCTGAAGGAGCCGGATGAGGAGAAAAAGCAGGCTATCGAAGAGCAGTATAACGCCCGCCGGACTGAGACCACCTGGCAGTATGAGCCGCAAATTTCGGTTTCTGCCGTCACTTATGGTCTGTTTCACCTGCGCAGTTCATAG
- a CDS encoding YqzE family protein — protein sequence MASSGDDLVKYITEKVVVYMEDPKASRERRRAEKQPWAQRWFGMLPLGLSIWRSKWTREDRR from the coding sequence ATGGCTTCCAGCGGAGATGATCTGGTAAAGTACATTACCGAGAAGGTAGTAGTCTATATGGAGGACCCAAAGGCCAGCCGGGAGCGGCGCAGAGCCGAGAAGCAGCCGTGGGCGCAAAGATGGTTCGGCATGCTGCCGCTCGGGCTGTCAATCTGGCGGAGCAAATGGACCAGGGAGGACCGCCGGTGA
- a CDS encoding PadR family transcriptional regulator: MTKEKVMELSATDKLLKKYVPMTETAFYILLSLTKPRHGYGIIKHVEELSNGRIKLGSGTVYGTLTKMNKDGLITVYADEERKTVYKVSESGKKVMTVEISRLKELYRNAVACEEDFL, from the coding sequence ATGACCAAGGAAAAGGTGATGGAGTTGTCCGCAACCGATAAGCTGCTGAAAAAATATGTACCGATGACCGAAACCGCTTTTTACATTCTGCTGTCCCTGACGAAACCGCGCCACGGCTACGGGATCATCAAGCATGTAGAAGAGCTGTCAAACGGACGGATTAAGCTGGGATCAGGCACTGTATACGGTACATTGACCAAGATGAACAAGGACGGGCTGATTACTGTATACGCCGACGAAGAACGCAAAACCGTCTATAAGGTATCTGAGTCCGGCAAAAAAGTGATGACTGTTGAAATCAGCAGATTGAAGGAGCTGTACCGCAACGCCGTCGCCTGTGAGGAGGATTTTTTATGA